The Metabacillus schmidteae genome has a segment encoding these proteins:
- a CDS encoding DUF6259 domain-containing protein, whose amino-acid sequence MYTIGYDFGDTLIQLKQLQFAVRLFTENNVYAPDPDKVTVSKEANLVSLKADGLSWAGNQEKADGKIEVEITVEKDGRYVVHAKGSHSTERCKSMLVQVLGINLQSIQFDQNKKEVIERNSYKRDIKAKHYPTSMKMPLVFVEDQANNKWFALSKDDKLRLKGFASHYDPYLQTQILDLSHEEDKRFRSNEIVMPPWHIGFTQNENEIILERCNDLEQNFGLVPFHQRKDTPEWLKDIKLVTILHGEHWTGHVFNTFSDMEKRLEWITNEIDGKEVLVFLPGWDGRYYNNYPEYEPSKRMGGEEGLKSFVNRAHELGVRVVPMLGANNANIETMRKLGLEDAVTRDSWGLEKRCDWVDWDYDLSTENNCMLANMGHPGFLQHMIDKSNYLVETIGVDGIFLDISIFWANDPHYSPYEGLVKWAQEMKKHHPDLLLFGENSYDVLWGVFSIFHELGYPAGHGHALYRYCRQTHYLAYPAPGMGSGGIHEFAWNQSGLPWEREVPELIPTLSVVSDTIDKNGHGTKYLIHKARNWNQVYPGVTGYQE is encoded by the coding sequence ATGTACACAATTGGTTATGATTTTGGAGATACGCTTATTCAATTAAAGCAACTACAATTTGCTGTCAGGTTATTTACTGAAAATAATGTCTATGCACCAGACCCTGATAAAGTAACCGTGAGTAAAGAAGCGAACCTCGTATCTCTAAAGGCAGATGGCCTGTCTTGGGCTGGAAATCAAGAAAAAGCAGACGGTAAAATAGAAGTAGAAATAACGGTTGAAAAAGATGGAAGGTATGTTGTTCATGCGAAGGGTTCGCATTCAACGGAACGTTGTAAATCAATGCTAGTGCAGGTACTAGGTATTAATTTACAGTCTATTCAATTTGATCAAAATAAAAAAGAAGTGATTGAACGAAATAGCTACAAACGAGATATAAAAGCAAAACATTATCCAACTTCGATGAAGATGCCGCTTGTATTTGTCGAAGATCAAGCGAACAATAAATGGTTTGCATTATCAAAAGATGACAAACTTAGATTAAAAGGCTTTGCTAGCCATTATGATCCATATCTTCAAACACAAATACTAGACTTGTCGCATGAGGAAGACAAACGTTTTCGTTCCAATGAGATTGTCATGCCACCATGGCATATAGGCTTCACACAGAATGAGAATGAGATCATTCTAGAGAGATGCAATGACTTGGAACAAAACTTTGGTTTAGTGCCTTTTCACCAGAGAAAGGATACGCCCGAGTGGTTAAAAGATATTAAACTGGTAACCATTCTTCATGGTGAACACTGGACAGGACATGTGTTCAATACTTTTTCCGATATGGAGAAGCGGTTGGAATGGATTACGAATGAAATTGATGGAAAAGAAGTCCTCGTTTTTCTCCCTGGTTGGGATGGAAGATATTATAATAACTATCCGGAATACGAGCCTAGTAAACGGATGGGAGGAGAAGAAGGGCTTAAGAGTTTTGTGAATAGAGCACACGAACTTGGTGTGAGGGTTGTACCTATGCTAGGAGCAAATAATGCAAACATTGAGACGATGAGGAAACTTGGTCTAGAAGATGCCGTAACACGAGATTCCTGGGGCCTTGAGAAAAGATGTGACTGGGTTGATTGGGATTACGATCTATCAACTGAAAATAATTGTATGCTAGCGAATATGGGCCACCCTGGCTTTCTACAGCATATGATAGATAAATCTAACTATCTAGTAGAAACCATTGGTGTAGATGGAATCTTTTTAGATATCAGCATCTTTTGGGCAAATGATCCACATTACTCACCTTATGAGGGCTTAGTTAAGTGGGCGCAGGAGATGAAAAAACATCATCCTGATTTACTATTGTTTGGAGAAAACAGTTATGATGTGCTCTGGGGTGTATTCTCTATTTTCCATGAATTAGGTTATCCTGCTGGTCATGGCCATGCGCTTTATCGATACTGCAGGCAAACCCATTATCTTGCATATCCAGCCCCAGGCATGGGATCCGGTGGTATCCATGAATTTGCATGGAACCAAAGCGGGTTACCATGGGAAAGAGAGGTTCCAGAGTTAATCCCAACGTTATCAGTTGTATCAGATACAATTGATAAAAATGGGCATGGGACTAAGTATCTCATCCATAAAGCAAGAAATTGGAATCAAGTCTATCCTGGAGTGACAGGTTATCAAGAATAG
- a CDS encoding AraC family transcriptional regulator: MTMFLKTSIHTPIEFISGGYFMSETPWIHSKRNIDSFEIIIGVNKTLYMEQGEHKYEVNPGDVLLILPHQPHGGFATCEEKVSFYWFHFLCSDNFTLIDEATMNEEIAKLRRNPNYYKSNTYIYIPMFFTPASIDRINIMFRQLLHVYRSNYYTYHSGHYLVTSLLIEVTEQIISNFNFNSSSVIADTNLNKIMEWTRIHALENITVTEIADKFNYNREYLSRYFKKGTGMTLIEYINLLKISKAKDYLSSTNDSIKEIAYNVGVQDEKYFMKLFKKYEKMTPTEYRESYFRTKMNKQ; the protein is encoded by the coding sequence ATGACAATGTTTTTAAAGACTTCAATTCACACCCCGATTGAGTTTATCTCAGGTGGGTATTTTATGTCCGAAACACCTTGGATTCACTCAAAACGTAATATTGATAGCTTTGAAATCATTATTGGCGTCAACAAAACTCTATATATGGAGCAAGGTGAGCATAAATATGAAGTCAATCCAGGTGATGTTTTACTCATTCTTCCTCATCAACCACATGGAGGTTTTGCCACGTGTGAGGAAAAGGTATCCTTTTACTGGTTCCATTTTTTATGTTCAGATAACTTCACACTAATTGATGAAGCAACAATGAATGAAGAGATTGCAAAATTACGCAGAAATCCTAATTATTACAAATCTAATACATATATCTACATTCCTATGTTCTTTACACCAGCAAGTATTGACCGGATTAATATCATGTTTAGACAATTATTACATGTCTATCGATCAAACTATTATACGTATCATAGTGGGCACTATTTAGTCACCTCACTACTCATTGAAGTAACAGAGCAAATCATTTCAAATTTTAACTTCAATTCTTCTTCCGTTATAGCTGATACTAATTTAAATAAAATTATGGAGTGGACAAGAATCCATGCTTTAGAGAACATTACTGTTACCGAAATAGCTGATAAATTCAATTATAATCGCGAATATTTATCTCGTTATTTCAAGAAAGGTACAGGTATGACATTAATTGAATATATTAACCTACTAAAGATCTCAAAAGCCAAGGATTATCTTTCTAGTACGAATGACTCTATAAAGGAAATCGCATATAATGTTGGTGTCCAAGATGAAAAGTATTTTATGAAATTATTCAAAAAATACGAGAAAATGACACCAACAGAATATCGCGAATCCTATTTTCGGACGAAAATGAATAAACAATAA
- a CDS encoding carbohydrate ABC transporter permease gives MSKSTPQDSLSVSPVKISPNKRLNLKRRKVFNYRNLLAHLFLGLGAIMMLFPFVWMVSTSLKDLSEVFVFPPTLFGEEIRWDNYLRISDRFPFMTYFLNSLKVTGVIVISQLLTSSMAGFVFARLNFKGRDLLFGLYIATLMIPTQVTMIPNFVIMRFYGLVDTHAALILPGLVSAFGTFLMRQFFLSIPKSLEEAARIDGCTPFGIYWRIFVPLTKPAMATLGIFVFMGAWNDFFSPLVYINTQSKMTLPLGLASMQGMYATDWPVLMAGTVISVLPVILVFLLAQDAFIKGVTLSGIKGE, from the coding sequence ATGAGTAAATCAACACCACAGGATTCATTGAGTGTTTCACCTGTGAAAATTAGTCCCAATAAAAGACTAAACTTAAAAAGGAGAAAGGTATTTAATTACCGAAACTTATTGGCCCATCTATTTCTGGGGCTAGGTGCGATTATGATGTTATTCCCGTTTGTTTGGATGGTTAGTACTTCATTAAAAGATTTGAGCGAAGTATTTGTCTTTCCACCTACCTTGTTTGGAGAAGAAATCAGATGGGACAATTACTTAAGAATATCTGATCGTTTTCCATTTATGACTTATTTTCTAAATAGCTTAAAAGTAACTGGTGTAATCGTTATTTCACAATTGTTAACTAGCTCTATGGCAGGCTTTGTTTTTGCAAGATTAAATTTTAAAGGTCGTGATTTATTATTTGGCTTGTATATTGCAACCTTAATGATTCCAACACAAGTAACAATGATTCCTAACTTTGTCATTATGCGTTTTTATGGATTAGTTGATACACATGCAGCCTTAATTTTACCAGGATTGGTTAGTGCATTTGGAACGTTTTTAATGAGACAGTTCTTCTTATCTATTCCAAAGTCATTAGAAGAAGCAGCCAGAATTGATGGTTGTACTCCATTCGGTATTTATTGGCGTATATTTGTTCCGTTAACAAAGCCAGCAATGGCAACCCTAGGAATCTTTGTATTTATGGGCGCTTGGAATGATTTCTTTAGTCCACTCGTTTATATTAATACCCAAAGTAAAATGACACTTCCTTTAGGATTAGCATCCATGCAAGGAATGTATGCAACAGACTGGCCAGTACTAATGGCTGGTACGGTAATTAGCGTATTACCTGTGATCCTTGTTTTCTTGCTTGCTCAGGATGCGTTTATTAAAGGTGTTACTCTATCGGGCATAAAAGGTGAGTAA
- a CDS encoding carbohydrate ABC transporter permease — protein MKQKLKTLLHKDGPWAFILLLPSILGFFIFVLFPVVASFLLSFTSWDLLTPIKWVGFENYFKLFKDETFIKVLWNTLYFTAVTVPIGIIISLFLAVALNQKIRFIKFYRAAYFLPVISSMVAVAVIWQWIYNPEYGLLNFILSLFGIDGPSWLSDTKWAMPAVMITSIWKGLGFNMLIFLAGIQGISESYYEAAEIDGATWFKKFIHITVPLLRPTTFFVTVMAIIGSFQVFDAVFLLTQGGPARSTSVLVHYLYQNGFEYFQMGYASAMAYILFFLVLAFTLIQFTLQKRREV, from the coding sequence TTGAAGCAAAAGCTTAAAACACTATTACATAAGGATGGTCCATGGGCGTTTATCTTGCTGCTACCAAGTATTCTTGGATTCTTTATTTTTGTTCTTTTCCCTGTAGTTGCATCATTTCTTCTTAGTTTTACAAGTTGGGATTTACTAACTCCTATAAAATGGGTTGGTTTCGAAAATTATTTCAAACTTTTTAAGGACGAAACCTTTATAAAAGTGTTGTGGAATACATTATATTTTACAGCGGTGACAGTTCCAATTGGGATTATTATCTCTCTCTTTCTAGCTGTTGCCCTGAATCAGAAGATAAGATTTATTAAGTTTTATCGAGCTGCTTACTTTTTACCAGTTATTTCTTCTATGGTTGCTGTGGCTGTCATTTGGCAGTGGATTTATAACCCTGAATATGGTTTGCTAAATTTCATTTTAAGTCTTTTTGGAATTGATGGTCCTAGCTGGTTAAGTGATACAAAATGGGCGATGCCAGCAGTAATGATTACGAGTATTTGGAAGGGCTTAGGCTTTAATATGTTAATTTTCTTAGCGGGTATTCAAGGAATATCGGAATCCTATTATGAAGCAGCTGAAATTGATGGGGCAACATGGTTTAAAAAGTTTATTCACATCACTGTCCCGTTATTAAGACCAACAACATTTTTCGTTACAGTTATGGCAATCATAGGGTCATTCCAAGTATTTGATGCGGTTTTCTTATTAACACAAGGAGGCCCAGCACGATCTACATCTGTTCTTGTCCATTATTTATATCAAAACGGTTTTGAGTATTTTCAAATGGGCTATGCTAGCGCGATGGCTTATATTTTATTCTTTTTAGTTCTTGCCTTCACATTAATACAGTTTACATTGCAAAAGAGAAGAGAGGTATAA
- a CDS encoding ABC transporter substrate-binding protein, with translation MRKWIKLLFVMAMVFSLILAGCQSKESSSGGGSKDGVVTLKFMGWEASPLETESVKKGIAKFEEAHPNIKVEYTPVPGDQYASKLLTMMAGDAAPDVFFLGASDYRSFQERGVLLDLTQYFENELDIDDFIPSSGGIMSIDGSIYGVSSCTVSPVLYYNKDLFDQAGISYPPSNPDEAWTWDEFTKAAAQLTVKDGDKVTQFGTYGFETFANTIAGILENEGSVFNDDFTATIINSPQTKEVLEAILTVKQNGYSPEAKLLEESGMSASQMLQTGKIGMLIEGSWALQQLAQMDFPVGVAALPKFDVASTTGQAHLHSASANTKHPEEAWEFIKFLSSEEYQTDLISSGLWMPNRTSLYTEEGIEKWFNADVHPKEFKELVPYFQNAAVDPFAINKLNQIDDIMIEELDKFWYDGQPSEDILANIERRVNEEFAK, from the coding sequence ATGAGGAAGTGGATAAAATTGCTTTTTGTGATGGCCATGGTGTTTTCTTTAATTCTAGCAGGGTGTCAGTCAAAAGAGAGTTCATCTGGTGGAGGAAGTAAGGATGGAGTAGTAACTCTAAAGTTTATGGGATGGGAAGCAAGTCCACTGGAAACTGAAAGTGTAAAAAAAGGGATTGCAAAATTTGAAGAGGCTCATCCAAATATTAAAGTTGAGTATACACCAGTACCAGGTGATCAATACGCATCTAAATTACTAACGATGATGGCTGGTGACGCAGCTCCCGATGTATTCTTCTTAGGAGCTAGTGACTACCGTTCTTTCCAGGAACGCGGTGTTTTACTTGATTTAACTCAGTACTTTGAAAATGAGTTAGACATAGACGATTTTATCCCCTCATCTGGTGGAATAATGTCAATTGATGGAAGCATTTATGGAGTGAGTAGCTGTACAGTATCTCCTGTCTTGTATTACAACAAGGATTTATTTGATCAAGCAGGTATTTCTTACCCACCAAGTAACCCTGATGAGGCATGGACATGGGATGAGTTTACAAAAGCTGCTGCACAATTAACTGTTAAAGATGGAGATAAGGTAACACAATTTGGAACTTATGGCTTTGAAACATTTGCAAATACAATAGCAGGAATCCTTGAAAATGAAGGATCTGTTTTTAATGATGATTTCACTGCAACAATAATAAATTCACCACAAACAAAAGAAGTGTTAGAAGCAATCTTAACTGTTAAACAAAATGGTTATAGTCCAGAAGCAAAATTGTTAGAGGAGTCTGGTATGAGTGCTTCACAAATGCTTCAAACAGGTAAAATTGGAATGCTGATTGAAGGTTCATGGGCACTACAACAACTTGCACAAATGGACTTCCCTGTTGGCGTTGCTGCATTACCTAAGTTTGATGTAGCTAGTACCACTGGCCAGGCACACCTTCACTCTGCATCGGCCAATACAAAACATCCTGAAGAAGCATGGGAGTTTATTAAGTTTCTATCCTCAGAAGAGTATCAAACTGACTTAATTAGTTCAGGTCTATGGATGCCTAATAGAACTTCTCTTTATACAGAAGAAGGAATTGAAAAATGGTTTAATGCAGACGTACACCCTAAAGAATTTAAAGAGTTAGTCCCTTATTTCCAAAATGCAGCCGTTGATCCATTTGCAATCAACAAGTTGAATCAGATTGACGATATCATGATCGAAGAGTTGGATAAATTCTGGTATGATGGACAGCCGTCGGAGGATATCTTAGCGAACATCGAGAGAAGAGTGAACGAAGAGTTCGCTAAATAG
- a CDS encoding HXXEE domain-containing protein, with the protein MLLLFPLLYFIHDLEEIITVEKFIEEKSNILSFSITILEFSFAFILLWIFASIGCYKAFFVKRFMGMNPTTYLAFLVPGILLANGIGHFLQFIFFKEYVPGIITSIFILYPYSFFTAKVLITERLMTKKRLLSYFLIEFVLQAPLALIALFISKRILSLF; encoded by the coding sequence ATATTATTACTTTTTCCACTCCTATATTTCATTCATGATCTTGAAGAAATCATAACAGTAGAAAAATTTATTGAAGAAAAATCAAACATACTATCTTTTAGTATAACAATTTTGGAGTTTTCATTTGCATTTATTCTACTATGGATTTTTGCTTCAATAGGATGTTATAAAGCATTTTTTGTTAAAAGGTTTATGGGCATGAATCCAACTACTTACCTTGCATTTTTAGTACCTGGAATTCTTTTGGCAAATGGTATTGGTCATTTCTTACAATTTATTTTCTTCAAAGAATACGTTCCAGGCATTATTACATCCATCTTTATTTTGTATCCTTATTCTTTTTTTACAGCCAAAGTTCTTATTACTGAAAGATTAATGACTAAAAAAAGACTTCTTAGCTATTTTCTAATAGAATTTGTATTACAAGCACCGCTTGCACTCATTGCACTTTTTATTTCAAAACGCATATTATCTTTATTTTGA
- a CDS encoding nucleotide pyrophosphohydrolase, with translation MSELKRLTDMVVAFRDERDWQQFHNPKDLALSISLEASELLENFQWKTSEEAVEKNAENIKDELADIVIYSLLFANETGIDLVEAIEQKIQKNNEKYPVEKAYGSKTKYSEY, from the coding sequence ATGAGTGAACTCAAACGATTAACAGATATGGTAGTAGCTTTTAGAGATGAGCGTGATTGGCAACAGTTTCATAATCCTAAAGATTTGGCGTTATCAATCTCATTGGAAGCAAGTGAATTACTTGAGAATTTCCAATGGAAAACAAGTGAAGAAGCTGTTGAAAAAAACGCAGAAAATATAAAGGATGAACTAGCTGATATTGTCATTTATTCTTTATTATTTGCAAATGAAACAGGAATCGATCTTGTGGAAGCTATCGAACAAAAAATCCAAAAGAATAATGAGAAATATCCAGTAGAGAAAGCGTATGGGAGTAAGACAAAATACTCTGAGTATTAA
- a CDS encoding DUF2075 domain-containing protein, which produces MSEVEIVSWQFREDSINQLNNRESYLNYPVIYLLNNAKEAYIGETVYFKKRMRAHLKISERQKLNQMHLIKHDKFNRSATFHLETKLINYFLGDERYKLQNKSKTTNEFSHNYHNKPYFEQMIFKDIWKELVTKGVVTHEQHVIENKDIFKLSPFKELSLEQLDLKEKVIQFCEKQVQSERSEYGSLFVVRGEAGVGKSVVLSSIFNTIQEYTKEASSPFHNTENYLVVNHEEMIKTYKGIASQLKYLKAKNFVKPTPLINQLKKKDRKADIILVDEAHLLLTRSDTYNNFHDQNQLEELLKLAKVVVMVYDADQVLKLKSLWQEITLENLISKSGHAEFYELSNQFRMQANDQVIEWINEFKQKRLLPLPVDENYEFKVYGSLKEMHEEIKKKNSRFGLSRVVSTFDYIHKKDGDIYYIKEDSGSYQIPWNITDSKYTWAERESTVEEAGSIYTIQGFDLNYVGVILGPSITYDEDKGQLVVNIDAYKDIGAFTGTEGIYNVDAAKERIILNSVNILMKRGIKGLYLYASDEALRNQLLNFQKEGR; this is translated from the coding sequence ATGTCAGAAGTAGAAATTGTTTCATGGCAATTTAGAGAAGATAGCATAAATCAACTTAATAACAGGGAATCATATCTAAATTATCCAGTCATTTATTTATTGAATAATGCTAAAGAAGCATATATCGGTGAAACAGTCTATTTTAAGAAACGTATGCGTGCTCACTTGAAGATATCTGAGCGGCAAAAACTGAATCAAATGCATCTAATTAAACATGATAAATTTAATCGTTCTGCGACATTTCATTTAGAAACAAAGCTAATCAATTACTTTTTAGGTGATGAACGGTACAAGCTTCAAAATAAAAGTAAAACGACGAATGAATTTTCTCATAATTATCATAATAAACCCTATTTTGAACAAATGATTTTTAAGGATATTTGGAAGGAACTTGTTACAAAAGGTGTCGTTACACATGAACAACATGTAATTGAAAATAAAGATATCTTTAAATTGTCACCTTTTAAAGAGTTATCATTAGAACAATTAGATTTAAAAGAGAAGGTTATACAATTTTGTGAGAAACAGGTTCAATCCGAGCGAAGTGAATATGGTAGCTTGTTTGTTGTAAGGGGAGAAGCAGGCGTTGGAAAAAGTGTAGTATTAAGTTCTATATTTAATACAATACAGGAATACACGAAAGAGGCATCTTCACCGTTTCATAATACTGAAAATTATTTAGTAGTAAACCACGAAGAGATGATAAAAACATATAAAGGTATTGCGTCTCAATTAAAGTATTTAAAAGCAAAAAATTTTGTTAAGCCTACACCGTTGATTAATCAACTAAAGAAAAAAGATAGGAAAGCAGATATCATATTAGTTGATGAAGCACACCTACTCTTAACACGATCCGATACATACAATAATTTTCATGATCAAAATCAGTTAGAAGAATTACTAAAGCTAGCAAAAGTAGTTGTAATGGTATATGACGCGGATCAGGTATTAAAGTTAAAAAGTTTGTGGCAGGAGATTACACTAGAAAATTTGATTTCAAAAAGTGGACATGCTGAATTTTATGAGTTATCAAATCAATTCCGTATGCAAGCAAATGATCAAGTTATTGAATGGATAAATGAATTCAAACAAAAACGACTATTACCACTTCCTGTTGACGAAAATTATGAATTTAAAGTATATGGATCTCTAAAAGAAATGCATGAAGAGATTAAAAAGAAGAATTCACGCTTTGGTTTGAGTCGTGTTGTATCTACGTTCGATTATATACACAAGAAAGATGGAGACATTTATTATATTAAGGAAGATAGTGGCAGTTACCAAATTCCATGGAATATAACAGATAGTAAATACACATGGGCAGAAAGAGAATCCACTGTAGAAGAAGCAGGTTCAATTTATACGATTCAAGGGTTTGACTTAAATTATGTTGGAGTAATATTAGGTCCTTCAATAACTTACGATGAAGATAAAGGTCAATTGGTCGTTAATATAGATGCATATAAAGATATTGGAGCTTTTACAGGAACAGAAGGTATCTATAATGTAGATGCAGCAAAAGAACGAATTATCTTAAATTCAGTCAATATTCTAATGAAGCGAGGCATAAAAGGGCTATATTTATATGCTAGTGATGAAGCATTACGAAACCAACTTCTAAATTTTCAAAAAGAAGGAAGGTGA